From the Leptotrichia sp. oral taxon 221 genome, one window contains:
- a CDS encoding YdcF family protein, whose product MKLKNIRIIKIFLGVFLLFFLLTEFLIIREYLNDYNERNQRKKMDYVIVLGGKLYGEVPSNSLKNRIIVAVKYLLENKDTKVVVTGGKGPGEKITEAKAMEKELIKNGINQKRIIVEDKSRNTVQNFKYSLLKIKEDKSLDISKKKKILIVTNDYHMYRAKKIARATGLEKEGFEIYGLPAKTPIIAAPKAYLREFLSNVKFWIFGINQD is encoded by the coding sequence TTGAAGTTAAAAAATATTAGAATAATAAAAATTTTCTTGGGAGTTTTTTTACTGTTCTTTTTGTTAACAGAATTTTTGATAATTAGAGAATATCTAAATGATTATAATGAGAGGAATCAAAGAAAAAAGATGGATTATGTAATTGTTCTTGGTGGGAAACTTTATGGAGAGGTTCCTTCAAATTCGTTGAAAAATCGTATAATAGTGGCAGTGAAGTACTTACTTGAGAATAAAGATACAAAAGTAGTAGTAACTGGTGGAAAAGGTCCTGGAGAGAAGATTACCGAGGCAAAAGCAATGGAAAAGGAACTTATAAAAAATGGAATAAATCAAAAACGAATTATTGTAGAAGATAAATCTCGAAATACGGTACAAAATTTCAAATATAGTTTGTTAAAAATAAAAGAAGATAAATCGCTTGATATTTCTAAGAAAAAGAAGATTTTGATAGTAACTAATGATTATCATATGTATCGAGCTAAAAAAATTGCACGTGCAACAGGATTGGAAAAGGAAGGATTTGAAATATACGGATTGCCAGCAAAAACACCAATTATTGCTGCACCAAAAGCGTATCTTAGAGAATTTCTTTCAAATGTGAAGTTTTGGATATTTGGAATTAATCAGGATTAA
- the ybaK gene encoding Cys-tRNA(Pro) deacylase, with translation MKEKKIKTNALRILDKQKIEYEIHTYEWSEGTSSGLGVAEKLPELADRIFKTIVLKGKTKNLHVCVIPGAAHLDLKKVAKACGEKNIELLPLSELEKNTGYIRGGCSPVGMKKKYDTFFDESALKFEKIIVSAGKRGLQMEADTQKLIEVTDGKVADLLSETEGIF, from the coding sequence ATGAAAGAAAAAAAAATAAAAACCAATGCATTAAGAATACTAGATAAACAAAAGATTGAATATGAAATTCATACATATGAATGGTCAGAAGGTACTAGTTCAGGGTTAGGAGTTGCTGAGAAATTGCCTGAATTAGCAGATCGTATATTTAAAACTATTGTTTTGAAAGGGAAAACGAAAAATCTTCATGTGTGTGTAATTCCAGGAGCTGCTCATTTAGATTTAAAAAAAGTAGCAAAGGCTTGTGGAGAAAAGAACATTGAGTTGTTGCCACTTTCAGAATTAGAGAAAAATACAGGATATATACGTGGTGGTTGTTCGCCAGTTGGTATGAAGAAAAAGTATGATACATTTTTTGATGAAAGTGCTTTGAAATTTGAAAAAATAATAGTTTCAGCAGGAAAAAGAGGTCTTCAAATGGAAGCAGACACGCAGAAACTGATTGAAGTGACAGATGGAAAAGTTGCAGATTTACTATCTGAAACAGAAGGAATTTTTTAG
- a CDS encoding DUF1003 domain-containing protein: protein METLKEEVNSKNNALKKNKDNKEKNQEENKNSEINIKNIRRNVDLKKEKPLKSILENIERDEKAREIIIRRLLDQKVSKDIKEEEAKTISGKLSNFLANIVGSKTFILVLTIFVVAWFVYNISHFKENKDTLSLVNIGLSGVMMLFSSLIILGQNRKKRLEEKKSENDYKVNLKNEIVIEDLHYKLDEMLKKQEEISDRVSSLEGNPEPMRKRSEKKYKFIDIVDK from the coding sequence ATGGAGACTTTAAAAGAAGAGGTAAATTCTAAAAATAATGCTCTGAAAAAAAATAAAGATAATAAAGAAAAAAATCAAGAAGAAAACAAAAATTCAGAAATTAATATAAAAAATATTCGAAGAAATGTAGATTTAAAAAAAGAGAAACCACTAAAAAGTATATTAGAAAATATTGAGAGAGATGAAAAAGCTAGAGAAATTATAATTCGTAGGCTGTTGGATCAGAAGGTGTCAAAAGATATTAAAGAAGAAGAAGCGAAAACTATTTCTGGAAAACTGTCTAACTTTTTAGCAAATATTGTAGGAAGTAAAACGTTTATATTGGTATTGACAATATTTGTTGTAGCGTGGTTTGTTTATAATATAAGTCATTTTAAAGAAAATAAGGATACATTATCGTTGGTAAATATTGGATTATCTGGTGTAATGATGCTGTTTAGTTCATTGATTATTCTTGGACAAAATAGAAAGAAAAGATTGGAAGAAAAAAAATCAGAGAATGATTACAAAGTTAACTTAAAAAATGAGATTGTTATTGAAGATTTGCATTATAAATTAGATGAAATGTTGAAAAAGCAAGAAGAAATTTCAGATAGAGTTTCAAGTTTGGAAGGAAATCCAGAGCCTATGAGAAAAAGATCTGAAAAAAAATATAAATTTATTGACATTGTTGATAAATAA
- a CDS encoding cupin domain-containing protein, giving the protein MNIFEIEKIPETEEILEILAQGDNVRIERILSNGQTTDWMIQDEKEFVVLLQGNATIEFDDREIHLSKGDTLMINEKEKHRVSYTSESPICIWFCVFFS; this is encoded by the coding sequence ATGAATATATTTGAAATAGAGAAAATACCTGAAACTGAGGAAATTTTAGAAATATTGGCTCAAGGTGATAATGTTAGGATAGAAAGAATTTTATCTAATGGGCAAACTACAGATTGGATGATTCAAGATGAAAAAGAGTTTGTTGTATTGTTACAGGGAAATGCGACTATTGAATTTGATGATAGAGAAATTCATTTGTCGAAAGGTGATACTTTGATGATAAATGAGAAAGAGAAACATAGAGTTAGTTATACTAGTGAATCTCCTATTTGTATATGGTTTTGTGTATTTTTTAGTTAA